One part of the Solanum dulcamara chromosome 8, daSolDulc1.2, whole genome shotgun sequence genome encodes these proteins:
- the LOC129900338 gene encoding copper transporter 6-like codes for MNNGGHMHGMAMAPPPPSSLAIMNNATGKVGSGMMMKKHHHMMMHMTFFWGKNTEILFSDWPEYDNLGMYILALVIIFFMAIFVEFLSHSNYINKSNVDHMTAGLLQTTLYGLRIGLAYVVMLAVMSFNGGVFLVAIVGHSLGFMVFGSRVFKKSSSGKNLDLPPMNCSC; via the exons atGAACAACGGTGGCCACATGCATGGAATGGCTATGGCTCCGCCCCCACCATCATCGTTAGCCATCATGAACAACGCCACTGGGAAGGTGggt agcgggatgatgatgaagaagcaCCATCACATGATGATGCACATGACATTTTTCTGGGGAAAAAATACTGAGATTCTCTTCTCAGATTGGCCTGAATACGATAATTTGGGCATGTACATTTTGGCACTTGTTATTATCTTTTTCATGGCGATTTTCGTCGAATTTCTCTCTCATAGCAATTACATTAACAAGAGTAATGTTGATCATATGACTGCTGGACTTCTTCAAACAACCTTGTATGGTTTGAGAATTGGTTTGGCTTATGTTGTTATGTTGGCTGTTATGTCTTTTAATGGTGGTGTTTTCTTGGTTGCTATTGTTGGACACTCCTTAGGTTTTATGGTTTTTGGAAGTAGGGTTTTTAAGAAATCCTCTAGTGGGAAGAACTTGGATCTTCCTCCAATGAATTGTAGTtgttga
- the LOC129899745 gene encoding UDP-glycosyltransferase 76E1-like — protein sequence MEKTEIYGKISCIVYDHLTYFTTEVADHLKLPTTLLRPSKSQLLDPVPKVPLLRFKDLPFILTYEIPEPLLQLLEKVTNLGSSVVIIWNTIEHLENRALSWLQQHYDQVPIFTIGHLHKIASSLLTSLAEEDASCIFWLDTQATNYVLYVSLGSIVVMDKNEFIETAWGLFNRILYFLWVIRSNNSMGVWNSIELLNGYLEAIGDRGRIVKWAPQKDVLSHRAIGGFWSHCGWNSTLECILQGVPMICRLCFGDQKVNARYLTHVWMVGLELGPDDLSRYVIESTIRKLMVDEEGKQLK from the exons ATGGAAAAAACAGAAATTTATGGCAAGATCTCTTGCATTGTTTATGATCACCTCACGTACTTCACAACTGAAGTGGCTGATCATCTTAAACTTCCCACAACTCTTCTTCGGCCTAGCA AGTCTCAACTGCTGGATCCAGTGCCTAAAGTACCTCTCCTCAGGTTCAAGGATCTTCCATTCATTCTCACTTATGAAATTCCAGAGCCTTTATTACAATTACTTGAAAAAGTTACTAACTTAGGATCTTCTGTGGTTATCATTTGGAACACTATCGAACACCTCGAAAATCGAGCACTCTCATGGCTTCAACAACATTATGATCAAGTTCCTATTTTCACAATAGGGCATTTGCACAAAATTGCATCCTCCTTGCTAACGAGTTTAGCAGAGGAGGATGCTAGTTGCATTTTTTGGCTTGACACTCAAGCCACGAATTATGTTCTTTATGTAAGCCTAGGAAGTATAGTAGTTATGGATAAAAATGAGTTTATTGAGACAGCTTGGGGATTGTTTAATAGAATTCTATATTTTCTATGGGTAATTAGGTCAAATAATTCTATGGGTGTTTGGAATTCGATTGAACTACTCAATGGATACTTGGAAGCAATTGGAGATCGTGGCCGTATTGTGAAATGGGCACCACAAAAAGATGTTTTGTCACATCGTGCAATCGGAGGATTTTGGAGTCATTGTGGTTGGAATTCAACATTGGAATGTATTCTTCAAGGGGTTCCTATGATTTGTAGGCTGTGTTTTGGTGATCAAAAGGTGAATGCAAGATACTTGACGCATGTATGGATGGTAGGCCTTGAATTAGGACCTGATGATTTGAGTAGATATGTTATAGAGAGTACGATAAGAAAACTTATGGTGGACGAAGAAGGAAAACAATTGAAATAG
- the LOC129900784 gene encoding exosome complex component RRP41-like isoform X1, which yields MSKRGDNSFQKLMAGKTGSTPATYSPSPATHKKKRIPITDADWVRPDNRGFYQCRPAYLRTGAVSTAAGSAYAEFGNTKVIVSVFGPRESKKAMMYSDTGRLNCNVSYTSFSTPNRGQGSDNKELSSMLHKALEGVIILESFPKTCVDVFALVLESGGSDLPVVISCASLALADAGILLYDLVASVSVSCLGKNLVIDPIFEEESYQDGSLMITCMPSRNEITQLIVTGGWSTPKINEAMELCLGACFKLGEVMRSCLKDAVTDLKE from the exons ATGTCGAAGCGAG GGGACAATTCTTTTCAGAAGCTGATGGCTGGAAAAACAGGGTCGACGCCAGCGACCTATTCACCATCTCCAGCAACGCACAAGAAGAAGAGAATCCCCATTACTGATGCTGATTGGGTTCGTCCTGATAATCGTGGCTTCTATCAGTGCCGTCCTGCTTATCTGAGGACTGGTGCTGTGAGTACTGCTGCAGGATCAGCATATGCAGAGTTTGGAAACACCAAGGTCATCGTATCTGTGTTTGGGCCAAGGGAAAGTAAGAAAGCAATGATGTACAGTGATACAGGACGCTTAAATTGTAATGTTAGTTACACAAGTTTTTCCACCCCTAATCGTGGGCAGGGATCAGACAACAAGGAACTTTCCTCAATGTTACACAAAGCTTTAGAGGGTGTTATAATTCTGGAATCCTTCCCAAAGACTTGTGTGGATGTTTTTGCTTTGGTATTGGAATCCGGTGGAAGTGATCTCCCCGTGGTCATATCATGTGCTAGTCTAGCTTTAGCAGATGCAGGAATTTTGCTGTATGACTTGGTTGCCTCAGTTTCGGTATCTTGTCTTGGAAAGAACCTTGTCATCGATCCCATTTTTGAGGAAGAAAGCTACCAAGATGGAAGCTTAATGATAACTTGTATGCCTTCGCGTAATGAGATCACTCAACTGATTGTAACTGGAGGATGGTCAACACCAAAGATTAACGAGGCAATGGAGCTATGCCTTGGTGCTTGCTTCAAACTTGGAGAGGTAATGAGATCATGTTTAAAAGATGCTGTCACTGATTTAAAAGAATAG
- the LOC129900784 gene encoding exosome complex component RRP41-like isoform X2: MAGKTGSTPATYSPSPATHKKKRIPITDADWVRPDNRGFYQCRPAYLRTGAVSTAAGSAYAEFGNTKVIVSVFGPRESKKAMMYSDTGRLNCNVSYTSFSTPNRGQGSDNKELSSMLHKALEGVIILESFPKTCVDVFALVLESGGSDLPVVISCASLALADAGILLYDLVASVSVSCLGKNLVIDPIFEEESYQDGSLMITCMPSRNEITQLIVTGGWSTPKINEAMELCLGACFKLGEVMRSCLKDAVTDLKE, translated from the coding sequence ATGGCTGGAAAAACAGGGTCGACGCCAGCGACCTATTCACCATCTCCAGCAACGCACAAGAAGAAGAGAATCCCCATTACTGATGCTGATTGGGTTCGTCCTGATAATCGTGGCTTCTATCAGTGCCGTCCTGCTTATCTGAGGACTGGTGCTGTGAGTACTGCTGCAGGATCAGCATATGCAGAGTTTGGAAACACCAAGGTCATCGTATCTGTGTTTGGGCCAAGGGAAAGTAAGAAAGCAATGATGTACAGTGATACAGGACGCTTAAATTGTAATGTTAGTTACACAAGTTTTTCCACCCCTAATCGTGGGCAGGGATCAGACAACAAGGAACTTTCCTCAATGTTACACAAAGCTTTAGAGGGTGTTATAATTCTGGAATCCTTCCCAAAGACTTGTGTGGATGTTTTTGCTTTGGTATTGGAATCCGGTGGAAGTGATCTCCCCGTGGTCATATCATGTGCTAGTCTAGCTTTAGCAGATGCAGGAATTTTGCTGTATGACTTGGTTGCCTCAGTTTCGGTATCTTGTCTTGGAAAGAACCTTGTCATCGATCCCATTTTTGAGGAAGAAAGCTACCAAGATGGAAGCTTAATGATAACTTGTATGCCTTCGCGTAATGAGATCACTCAACTGATTGTAACTGGAGGATGGTCAACACCAAAGATTAACGAGGCAATGGAGCTATGCCTTGGTGCTTGCTTCAAACTTGGAGAGGTAATGAGATCATGTTTAAAAGATGCTGTCACTGATTTAAAAGAATAG